Within the Fusarium keratoplasticum isolate Fu6.1 chromosome 1, whole genome shotgun sequence genome, the region GTCTGAATCTCGGAAAGGAGCGGGTTCCGTCTAGGATctggtggcgatgatggtgggtCGTTGAAGCCCTCCAACTGTAAAGCTTGTCCACGCCGAGGAGTTGGCGTTGAGGTGATAAAGTCTTCATACGAAGCAGGTCGTTCGGGTGTGGACTCCAGGTTTCTCGTCTTCTTTGTGTCGGATTCTTTTTCTTGCTCCTCGACAGCAGCTCGGGATCGAGTTCGGGGACTGGACCTAATATTGGGATATAACGCGGCATTCTCCTGCTGCCGCTGGCGGACCTCCTTTTGCCTTTCGGTGAGATGTTGGGACTCTTCGACCAATGGGGACGAAACAATCGGAGCAAATTGGATCTGTGAATTGTCATGTCGGAGACGAGGCGTGTTCGTCCGCTTGGCTGGCTTCATCTGTATCACCTCAGGGGTGGCATCTCGCCGACGCTTGCGGGCCGAAGCACCCCTCAGGCTCATTTTCGTAATTGATGGTGCCGGCGAGACTGCTTGGTCAACACCATGACCAGATGACTTGGCGGACGAGAGAGCAACGAAACTCAAGTCCTCCTGTGAGTCAACAAAGGACTGGGCTTGGGCGCCAAACTCGCCACTGGATTCCTCCATGCCAGGGAAAGAAACGTCCACCATTGGCCGAAGAGAAGCAATGATTGACTTGAGACTATCAGAGCAGTCCAGgttctcttcatccttgacCAAGGCATTCCACGTTTCAGCCATCTTGTTTACCACATGTCGGTGCCTGCTCTTAAAACCGGCGGAAAAAAGGGgctcgatggtgttgaggtccTTATCCTCCAGACGGCCAAGACTCAATAGTTGGCTGCAAACATTGTCCCAGATAGTTCTCAACTGCTCATCATTAGCTTTGTATCATATTAATCTGCGACAGGCGAGCTTACTGCCTTGGACAAGGGGGAATCGTCACTCAGTTTGACCTGAGCCTTTGCGTCCTGAATCCATGGAGAAAGTCCATCTTGTAACTTGGACAAGATCTTGACACCAGTTTGAGGGAAGGAAGCTGTCATGAAAGTATCAACGACCTCAAAGAAAGACGCCAGTGAACCGTCATCACCCATCTTTTCGTAGTGTTCATAAAAGAACTTCATGCTTCGGTCCTGGACCTGGTACAGGTACTGGAAAGGATCAAATGAGGTTGATCGAGATACAGTCGGCGGTGCACCCCATAAACGCCGTCGAGCGGCCTCCACGGCTTGGCGATCACGGGGAAGCTTTGCAGTCTTGAAGAGTGCTGTCGCCACAGCTAGAGCCATTTGGTTTGACTGTTCCTCAGTTTCGAAGAAGTTGTCGGCAACAATCTTTGCTAGGGGCTCGACGAGACCAAGTGCCCGGCCGGCATCACCACACTCTTGAACGACATGATCCGAGAGTAAGTCGAAGAGAGAGAACCACTGCGGTGAGGGAAGCTTAGGGTGAGATACGAGGCCACGCTCCAGGAGGGAAACGATTTCTCGATATTCGGGCCCAAGTAATCTTTCACTGCTCGAAGGATGAGAGCCCGATGAAACGTAGCTTTGATCCAGAAGCAAGCGAATATTCTGCGCGGCCAGAACCCAAGGGCCATAAGGGGAGAGTGTGTCTCGAGGCAACAGTCGCAGCATATCCCGAGACAATTCCACACGGACTCTCATGCTCTTGTCGTGGAAAAATGGCTCAAAGATGGATAGAAAGCACTCGGCCAGATCTTCGTTGTCGGTTGCGCCAGGGGGGATCGAAGAGAGCATGGAGAAGAGGTGGTAGACTGGTGCCTGAGCAGTACCGCTTGACTTTTCTGCTCGGTCATGTCGacttgatggtgttgaggcagGCTCAAAGGTGTTGGCAAGGGATACGGAGAATCTCTTCTCGGTAAAGGGGAGGAGACCGAGGCTGGAAACAAGGACATCGACGTAGTGGTGAATGCTTGAAAGGAACTTGGTAGCAAGTGATTCGGAGCCTTCAGGTAAACCCTTGGACCACATTTTTGACAAGATATCAAAAGACTGAGCAATGAATCTTGCCGTGTCGTCGGCTACTTTGATGTCCTTTGCTGAGGCAGCGGCAATCGACCCAACGAAAGCCTGCCAGAGTCTGTATGCCAAACTCTCCTTGTTTGCCAGATCAATGAACTTCTTTTCCAGGATTGGGCCGACAAGCTGGAAGACCTTCTCGGAATTCCGTCGAGTCCATCGGGGGTCTATTGAGGGCAACTCGTCAGGGCTTATCAGGGGCATTTCCCTGATGCGATCTTCTTTCCAGCTTCGCGGGGTCGAAACATCCAGAAGGCCAGTCACAATACGTGAAGCATGTGTCACTGAATCGGCAGACATGTCGGGCTTCCCATCCACGTTGATCAGCTGTGCCATGACAGGATGAAGAACAAAGTCCCAGGCGGCATCCGTCCAAGAACTGTCGTGAATGGGGCGAAAGGCGTAGTAGTAGAGATTGCAGATTCCGCCAATGACTGTTCTTCGAAGCTTCATCGCATCGTCCGCTTGTTTTGAGCTGAATTTTCTTCGTAATTGACTCGCCAAGGGCTGGCCCAATAATGCCAAGGACTTGGGTGGCATCTTGCTGTTGGTTATGGAAAGATAGACATATCTGTTCCATGCGTAATTCGCTTCTTGCTTGGTTTGCATGTCGGTTGTGTTGAAGGCGTCCTGGGCAATCTTGAACCACGAATTAAAATACTGCCACCTGTTGAGTGGACATTGAAGGAAGAGTGTGACAACACCCCAGATTTGGGGTACAGAAGACAAGCATTGCTTCTCCTTAAGCATACTCTCCAGTTTCCGAATGTAGAACTCGATGTAGGTCTGCTCTTCATCTGTGGTTTGCAGTATCTCGGTCACCTTGCGCATGACATGCTTCTCGTTTCGAAGTGCAAAGCCAGCTTCAGTACCCAAGCTGATGGCTTGTGCTCGGATATCTCGAATCGTGCTCAACATATCTGTAAACATATCCTCCAACCAGTCAGTGTGGACGGCCATGTGATTCCGTGATTGCTTGATAAGCCGCTTGTAGATTTGGATGCGGCCCATGACGATGCTTTTGCCGGTCAGGTGGTCCTCGATCTTGTGTAGAGAAGTGACGAGACGACCAACTCGATCCAGAGTTACGACCTTGGGAGCGAAACTTTGGAAAGCAACCACTTGCATCAAGTGGCGCGCGAGGTCTTTGGGCAGAGATGGGTCGGCGAAAGATCGAATACAGTGATCCATGACGAAGACTCCAAAATCCGAAGTGAGGGTCGAGGCGATGGCCGGGAAATGAAGGAAAGTCGAGAGAAGGTTGAGAGCGTGTATGATGAGGGTCGTGTCAAGGGATCCGTTTtcgttcttggccttgacgtcgCGTTCGATAAATGACATGAAGAGACTCATCTTGTCCTGCAAGGCGATCCGATCAGGCAGATTGTTggaggccttgagggcaCGAGAGAGCATCATGTAGGCATCGAGCCGCGAGGCCCGGTCGGAGCCGGCTAGTTGTTTGATGGTTGAGTCCAACATCTCGGCAATGCTAGCTTGGGATGTGAGACCATTGAACTGGCCATTGAGAGGCGATGCGAGAGGGTTCGGGGATGCAGATGGCTTGAGGATGCCCTTGACGGGTCTTGAGGAGGCGGATGAGGGAGCAGACAGCGGTGATGACCTGAAATATTTGGCCAAATCGCGATAATCGGGCGGGTCTTTGTACTCGGTATGGCTTGACCACTCGACCTTCTTCCGTATGCGCCTCGAGGTCGAGTTGGAGTTGGTTGCCCCGGTCAACGAAGGTGTGTTCGCACCAGGCGGTGTCTGCAGATTCAGTCGAGGGTCGAACGGTCGACCGGCGGCGGTCTTCATGGAAGCTCGTgattctcgaggaggagtcgGCGGCCGGGCGGGAAGAGCGTCGAGGACGGGGTTGGAGGCCGGAGCTGAAgatgccatggctgccatgcagCGTTTGGCGATCTAGACAGCAGTGAATTGGCCGGGAAACCGCTAGCGACACATGCAGAAAAGAGAGCTGGTTGAAATGAGCGTCGACGACGAAACTCGAAAAGACAAAAACAAAAATGCACAGGAAGAAGTAACAATCTTGAAAGCAAAGAGAAACCGTGGATGCACGTTGAACGGAAATGCGTGGGTGTTGAGGCAGATCTCGATGGCAAGTCAAATGTTCTAACTCAGTTTCAACATCCAGGGTCGAGCCAGGCAGGACCTTCAAGCACGACCGGGCCACGCTTGCCTTCCCCGGCAAACGCGTCGAAGCGCGCGACTTTGGGCGGTCGGGTCGAAAATCAATTAAACGGGAGGTCCGTGCGCGTTTCCCCGGCTCAATTCCGACTCAGGACTAGGGTCCATGGCGCGCCGTGCTTTTTGGGTCAGTCAGTGGTGACTCTCCGACAAGTACCtatccatggatccatatCTGCTCTTAGAGGTACCTTTGTAAGACGGTCatggaaggaaggtaagCGTGACTCATCGGGCAACGTTGCCCGTATAAATTATGGCGAGATGCGACGGCGGTGATGTTGattctcatctcatcattATAGAAAGTGTCCTTCACTCTCTCAATTGTGGTCATCTAAGACATCTCCTCACTCAAGATGGAGCCAGCCCCAATCGAGGTCATCACAGTCAAGACGACAATACCAAAACTACCTTTTCCCTCAAACGATGAGCGAGAGCCTTTCCGAACGGAGCGCCTGCTGATGCGGCCTCTCACAGAGGATGACTTTGAGGCGCTGCGCGTCCTTCGTACACAGCCCGAGGTCATGGTGTGGTTCACGCAGGGTAGGCCAGACAAGGATGTCAAAGAAACCAAAAGGGCTCTCCGTCTTAATCTGCCCCCGTACGATCTTCAACGATACAACTGGGCCATCTGTCTTGCTGAGACGGGAGAGTTCATCGGCATCGCAGGAAACGGCGTGTTGGACGGAGAGCTGGGCTGGCCTGAGGTGGGATACAGCCTCTTGAAGGAGCACTGGGGCAAAGGCTACATCACAGAGTTTCTGAGGGGCTACCTCCCTCAGTGGTGGGCGCTCCCGAGGGAGGAGGTCGAGCTCAAGGTGGACAAGAACTCGGTCTGCGGGGACGGAAGTCTTGAGAAAGAGTGCTTAGTAGCCATTACAGTGGACGACAACGCAGCGAGCCAGAACGTACTGCGAAAGTGTGGGTTCGACTTGGTGAGGGCGTGGGAGGAGACCGATCTTAGGGACTCGAGCAAGATGGTTACCCTGTATGGATTTGTCGCACACAAGGAAAAGTCTCCATGAAGAACGAACGGAAGCTACCAATATGATTAATGAATATGGATGTTTCACCACTACATGGCCAATTGATAATTGAAGAGTTCGGAGGGGTTACGCCGGACACGGCCGGACATCTTGGAAGTCCGTGAGAGTGTCCGGCACCGAAGGGACCCACTTCCATCCGTCTCCGACACTACCAACTTACATGACGTCGAGATGAATCGTGCCTATTTATTCGCTGGACACGCTCCCTCTCTTTGAATACTTCAACCTCAATTCATTTTCACCATACCTGAGATAGCCAGTATCAAAGAGCCACAAATCTCAttcatcctcaacaccatgcaCTTCCCTGTCCCGTCCCTACTGGCAACTGCCACTGGCCTCACTGGCTCAGCATGGACCTCTGGTAAGACCTCACTCATAATTGTATATCGCATTATTAACGACTCGTTCTTAGGTGCCATCGCCAGTCTTTCCCTTGTCGGCATCCCAGCCGCCCTCTCAGcaccctccacctccgccacCGTGTGggcctccatcttcaaccacgGCGTCGCCATCATGCCAAAGTTTGCCGTCACAACGGCACTGGCCTACCTGTACGCCGCCTATGATGCCAGGCAGAACGGCCAGAGCTGGAAAGGATTCGTTTCTGGAGCTGTCTTGACTGTCGCTATTGTGCCGTACACGATTCTGTTTATGAGCGGCACAAACGAGCTGTTGTATGGGGCTGCCAAGGGAACGCTGCAGGCTACTAATGAAGAGGTGGCCAAGTTGATTGGGAGATGGGGCGTCTTAAACTTGGGACGGAGTCTACTTCCCCTGGCTGGGACAGTTACAGCATTCCTGGCCTTGTTTGAGAGTGTGTACTGAGTTGTGAGTTGGAAAAAGGTGCTTTGACGGCGCATATTGGGCCAAACGCAGCTCTGTTTAGCTAATTTCACCCCTTTAATTCAGTCCCTCTTGCTGCGCTTTGTTGGCGTAGTCTCTGTCCCTGAGCCATGTCGCCACCGAGCTTAGCCTATTTGCTCATCGTCTTCTCGAACTCTCGAATGAGGTTGCGACAGTTGCCCAGattcttcttgggctcccAGGTATTCTCTTTGGCGGAGTATCCCTTCCACTTGACGAGGTAAAAGTGCTCGCTCGTGTCGGCATCGATCTGCGAGCCAACCAccttctcaacctcccaTTCTTTCTCACCCCCACGCTCTatcgtcttcttggccttggtagCAGGGCGTCCACGACCTCGCTTGTCTGGTGACTTGACTACGAGCGGCTCTGCCTTCTTGGGCGGGACAACGGATGAGATGCGGCCGGAGCGACGGACGGTGGTGGTTCGTCCGCGAGTGCTGGGCTGGcgcttgcccttgcccttgaggagcttctccgGTTTCTTGTCGATGACTTCACTATGATTCTTAGGCCCGGCAGAATTTTCAGAGGTGGCGCGAGTCCCAGATTCGGCTTCAGTGCCGGactcggcatcctcgtcgttgCCCTCGCCATCCACGATGTCCGAAACCACCCGCACCATGGtatcgtcgtcctcgatgcTTGGGATAGGGCTGCAAGAGAGTTAGCACGATGCGGAACGATATGGAAACTAAAAGAATGGATGACCTGCAAGTGCTATCGGAAGGCTCAGGCTTGTCGCGAGCGAAGAAAACAGTTGGATTTCCAGGGGCAGGCATGGTGAAGCTGGAGAACTTGAGGAGTTGATTTTTTGGTTGGAGGGGGGATAGGTTCAATCTTGTTATGGAAAGGACTCCCAACGCAAATATGCTCTGTTTGCTTGATTCAAAGCTTCGCTGTTTGATGTTAGGTTAGAAATGGAAAATACTGACTACAGGTGATAGAAGGTGACAAAGGTAGTCACAGCAGCAGTAAATAACTCGAGCATGGGCTCATACCTTGAAAATAAGCGTTTAATCGCATACAAACAGTTTCTTTTGGGGACTCTGGAAATCTCTGAAGAGTTTTCGAGGCGAGCCGATGGAATATGAAGGAGTGAGTTGGTGGCAGTCCATCAATGTCCCGGCAGTGCGAGATGCAGGTTTCCGGAAAACATGACCAAGGCACAAGTAATCTTATCAGTCTCATTGGAACGATATCAGCGACGTGCTGAAGTGTGGAAGAAGTCTGTTTCTCGCCCAACGCTGTGTATTGATATCTTCCTCCTGCAAAAAACAGACTGCTTGCACTTGACTGACAGACCGCCCGGTGATATGCCCCAACTAATAGTCCTGAAACAGCCTCATAACTCATTACATTATACTGCTACTGGAACATCGTTAAATAACACGCTGTTCGTCCATTAGTCTTTGAATCCGTCGTGTAAGCCCCTGCTTGCTGGACTACCGCGCTGACTGCTGCAAGTTGGCTGGCTAGATCTTCAACTCGAACATGGTGGATCACGGCCAAAGAGTCATTCTTTGCCCTTGTCCACCGCATCGTTCTTGGTTGTCGGGGGCTGACTCTCTGTTGTGGCAGTCTCTTTGAGGTCTTCTTGGACGTCTGTGAGGCTCGATGGGTTTAACCTGGGATCATGTCAGTCCTGCGAGTCTCAACGGCACAGTAAATCTCGACTGACCGATCGAAAAGATCAAATAATTGTTCAGTTTGTCGgtctttctcctcttgtGTCAGCACCCGTGGCTCCTGCGAGCCGCCAGCACCACCGCTGAACGCTTCTGTAGCAGAAGAAGGGATGGGCATGCTTTCCTGCAAAAACAGGCCTCCCGCAAAGCCATATCCAACATTTTGCACGTATTTGTTGGCATCACTATCCGACATTTCgagaaaaaggtcagaaATATCGACCCGAAACACTGGGCATGTACGGCTGGTCAGGTGTTTGAGTAACTTGCCGGGCAAGGTATCTCTCGTGCCCAACTCGTCTACGCGATCCTTAACCGTGGGCAAGAGTAAACCGCGCATGTGTTTCTTGAGCGTGTCTGGGGCATTGGTGTAGACCTTTCGTATGACCTTGATGGACGGTGACGCAAATTCATCCAACTCCGTGTCCGCATACGCTCTTACCACACGTTCGAGAATATTGATCAGTTTTTCCGCAACCTTGAATGTCTCGCCTTTTGG harbors:
- a CDS encoding Rif1-N domain-containing protein; translated protein: MASSAPASNPVLDALPARPPTPPRESRASMKTAAGRPFDPRLNLQTPPGANTPSLTGATNSNSTSRRIRKKVEWSSHTEYKDPPDYRDLAKYFRSSPLSAPSSASSRPVKGILKPSASPNPLASPLNGQFNGLTSQASIAEMLDSTIKQLAGSDRASRLDAYMMLSRALKASNNLPDRIALQDKMSLFMSFIERDVKAKNENGSLDTTLIIHALNLLSTFLHFPAIASTLTSDFGVFVMDHCIRSFADPSLPKDLARHLMQVVAFQSFAPKVVTLDRVGRLVTSLHKIEDHLTGKSIVMGRIQIYKRLIKQSRNHMAVHTDWLEDMFTDMLSTIRDIRAQAISLGTEAGFALRNEKHVMRKVTEILQTTDEEQTYIEFYIRKLESMLKEKQCLSSVPQIWGVVTLFLQCPLNRWQYFNSWFKIAQDAFNTTDMQTKQEANYAWNRYVYLSITNSKMPPKSLALLGQPLASQLRRKFSSKQADDAMKLRRTVIGGICNLYYYAFRPIHDSSWTDAAWDFVLHPVMAQLINVDGKPDMSADSVTHASRIVTGLLDVSTPRSWKEDRIREMPLISPDELPSIDPRWTRRNSEKVFQLVGPILEKKFIDLANKESLAYRLWQAFVGSIAAASAKDIKVADDTARFIAQSFDILSKMWSKGLPEGSESLATKFLSSIHHYVDVLVSSLGLLPFTEKRFSVSLANTFEPASTPSSRHDRAEKSSGTAQAPVYHLFSMLSSIPPGATDNEDLAECFLSIFEPFFHDKSMRVRVELSRDMLRLLPRDTLSPYGPWVLAAQNIRLLLDQSYVSSGSHPSSSERLLGPEYREIVSLLERGLVSHPKLPSPQWFSLFDLLSDHVVQECGDAGRALGLVEPLAKIVADNFFETEEQSNQMALAVATALFKTAKLPRDRQAVEAARRRLWGAPPTVSRSTSFDPFQYLYQVQDRSMKFFYEHYEKMGDDGSLASFFEVVDTFMTASFPQTGVKILSKLQDGLSPWIQDAKAQVKLSDDSPLSKALRTIWDNVCSQLLSLGRLEDKDLNTIEPLFSAGFKSRHRHVVNKMAETWNALVKDEENLDCSDSLKSIIASLRPMVDVSFPGMEESSGEFGAQAQSFVDSQEDLSFVALSSAKSSGHGVDQAVSPAPSITKMSLRGASARKRRRDATPEVIQMKPAKRTNTPRLRHDNSQIQFAPIVSSPLVEESQHLTERQKEVRQRQQENAALYPNIRSSPRTRSRAAVEEQEKESDTKKTRNLESTPERPASYEDFITSTPTPRRGQALQLEGFNDPPSSPPDPRRNPLLSEIQTRSKAKSSLESWQFSSPPGSPSNSQPPTESQPEPPAPSSTKKSGRSSRSKRRRKSRASSLANEEVIPSSVPVEEDVTDLSILPDAGDLADVEEQKEETGESPTEEHPTTPPQAMSPVAQVQETPKSGDDEFVDARSSPEEASNEQPPAALVEVVSSQNQDSSFALSEGDESSLMRFVVELESRRCNLPFDKVNSASASPEKMRRAPATECIEVQGDSSPEKQSTTKRPLSPPVIPSTPIGAGSENPESQSHSKSQGGSKRKRKRSAKIETLRKRRRSADPRGSDQGEESQQTSQDIGSPMPTPSVRRSSRRNAGQKGKKLQGKDTQVSSTEESPAPQAKSPPAKSNDATGIRDGGDTDEELMSQLVTESFAASQSQQEAEPEVPSAVIEDSMEIVSAEDESSQEVADEAAKAESEEAPETPEEPEASETGKSNTIMDILRGGLDQLRGAALSREDVYQLEDMLMDMKRELFEAERRGRR
- a CDS encoding N-acetyltransferase domain-containing protein, producing the protein MEPAPIEVITVKTTIPKLPFPSNDEREPFRTERLLMRPLTEDDFEALRVLRTQPEVMVWFTQGRPDKDVKETKRALRLNLPPYDLQRYNWAICLAETGEFIGIAGNGVLDGELGWPEVGYSLLKEHWGKGYITEFLRGYLPQWWALPREEVELKVDKNSVCGDGSLEKECLVAITVDDNAASQNVLRKCGFDLVRAWEETDLRDSSKMVTLYGFVAHKEKSP